A single Colias croceus chromosome 10, ilColCroc2.1 DNA region contains:
- the LOC123694833 gene encoding ras GTPase-activating protein-binding protein 2, protein MVMEASPSPQSVGREFVRQYYTLLNKAPAHLHRFYNNYSSFVHGGLDAPNRETLPVVGQKQIHNRIQQLNFRDCHAKISQVDAQATLGNGVVVQVTGELSNGGAPMRRFTQTFVLAAQSPKKYYVHNDIFRYQDIVFSDEEGEGSGRSEGEEEEGPAGGYFPGGFAAAPFPAPPAPPHALVSPPAHLSPAPPTAPPAAPAAPPAAPAPAPAPHLNGHPHEDPTRHLVAALQGATVSGGAGAAGVSAAEAQSPELSEPQPEPEPEREPSPPPQPAAPQAPAEPKTYANLLKSGSRSSPPAPAPPAPAAPPAPLDPRPPRRDQRDSRDGRDGRESRRYSDSQQLFLGNLPHSATEEELRALFGRFGPVAELRVHSKPAAPGAPRHPNYGFITYETPQAAAECLNAAPLFYPAESGEGCERVKLNVEEKKARRGEAPRRRPPSAHRAAPRQPYRR, encoded by the exons ATGGTAATGGAGGCGTCCCCGTCCCCGCAGAGCGTCGGCCGCGAGTTTGTCCGCCAGTACTACACGTTGCTCAACAAGGCGCCCGCCCATCTGCACAG ATTTTACAACAACTACTCGTCGTTCGTGCACGGCGGGCTGGACGCGCCCAACCGCGAGACCTTGCCCGTGGTCGGCCAGAAGCAGATCCACAACCGCATCCAGCAGCTCAACTTCCGCGACTGCCATGCTAAGATCAGCCAG GTGGACGCGCAGGCGACGCTCGGCAACGGCGTGGTGGTGCAGGTGACGGGCGAGCTGTCGAACGGCGGCGCGCCCATGCGCCGCTTCACGCAGACCTTCGTGCTCGCCGCGCAGTCGCCCAAGAAGTACTACGTGCACAACGACATCTTCCGCTACCAGGACATCGTGTTCTCGGACGAGGAGGGCGAGGGCAGCGGCCGCTCGGAGGGCGAGGAGGAGGAGGGGCCGGCGGGCGGCTACTTCCCCGGCGGGTTCGCCGCGGCGCCCTTCcccgcgccgcccgcgccCCCGCACGCGCTCGTGTCGCCGCCCGCGCACCTGAGCCCCGCGCCCCCGACGGCGCCCCCGGCCGCGCCCGCCGCGCCCCCAGCTGCGCCGgcgcccgcgcccgcgccgcaCCTCAACGGCCACCCGCATGAGGACCCCACGCGGCACCTCGTCGCCGCTCTGCAAG GCGCAACAGTATCAGGCGGTGCGGGTGCAGCGGGTGTGAGCGCTGCGGAGGCGCAGAGCCCCGAGCTGAGCGAGCCGCAGCCCGAGCCGGAGCCCGAGCGAGAGCCTTCGCCGCCACCGCAACCTG CAGCGCCGCAAGCGCCGGCCGAGCCGAAGACGTACGCGAACCTGCTGAAGTCGGGCAGCCGCTCGTCGCCCCCCGCCCCCGCGCCCCCCGCCCCCGCCGCGCCCCCCGCGCCCCTCGACCCGCGCCCGCCCCGC CGTGACCAACGGGACTCGCGGGACGGGCGGGACGGGCGCGAGTCGCGGCGCTACTCGGACTCGCAGCAGCTGTTCCTGGGCAACCTGCCGCACTCGGCCACGGAGGAGGAGCTGCGCGCGCTGTTCGGCCGCTTCGGGCCCGTGGCCGAGCTGCGCGTGCACAGCAAGCCGGCCGCGCCCGGCGCCCCAAGACACCCCAACTACGGGTTCATCACCTACGAGACGCCGCAGGCCGCCGCCGAGTGCCTCAACGCCGCG CCGCTGTTCTACCCGGCGGAGAGCGGCGAAGGGTGTGAGCGCGTGAAGCTGAACGTGGAGGAGAAGAAGGCGCGCCGCGGGGAGGCGCCGCGCCGCCGCCCGCCCTCCGCGCACCGCGCCGCCCCGCGCCAGCCCTACCGCCGCTAG